A window of Ardenticatena maritima contains these coding sequences:
- a CDS encoding ArnT family glycosyltransferase, which yields MRVHLAEEQRATHRIAGSRRWFLAVVLFFLFAAGVYDWATPFFEKPDESEHFYFALHLAREQRLPVQSAASKSTPWKQEASQPPLYHWLASLVLWPLRDEIPYDALAENPHAAIGQPLAPDNKNAFLHPPTTELPAAFVWGVHLARWLSVVMGVLTVWATWRMARLLLPTMPETALFIAAWLAALPQFLFISSAVSNDATVTALATLCLWMLLRAIRFQGLAWGETLLLGVLAGALALAKLNGLFFLVVAAPVLLLLEWRGKPAPHRVRPLVVLVAIGVGVLIIAGWWYWRNWTLYGDPTGVSAMLEIVGRYSKPRSFSFMLWAFSGLRFSFWGVFGWFNILAPRWWYTLLDVLTLAALVGLGVQAWRVWLRRHSIAWRTALMWGVVLVWPLLILAGVFNWARITPGAQGRLLFPALAPLMLLLGVGLRTITPARWRVRLAWLACSAWALSALWLPLGVIRPAYTPPPHGEQIALPDEMVRLNWRTGAMTLLGYTISPRVLEPGAMARVVLYWQADTPLHEAYSVSTKLYGYRDEFLGQHDSYPGGGTYPTTFWQVGEIVTDPHWIPVSETADTPVLAALWVNVYRYETREPLPWLTPEGRQPSLPAVGRVVIKRPAFGEHTAPLATFDDGIALLAHEVALDGAQAAVRLTWLAQQPPSAGYTVFVHLVPADTLTSPITQADAPPRDGFMPTWAWQAGDLVPDEHMLPLPNDVPPGVYAIIVGLYHPETGRRLAVTPRDAVFGDAIPVARLMFDGTTWRLDDDAQER from the coding sequence ATGCGCGTCCATTTGGCGGAAGAACAACGTGCGACACACCGCATCGCCGGAAGCAGGCGTTGGTTTCTGGCGGTAGTGCTCTTTTTCCTCTTTGCCGCGGGGGTGTACGATTGGGCGACGCCCTTTTTTGAGAAGCCCGACGAATCGGAACACTTTTATTTTGCGCTTCATTTGGCACGCGAACAGCGCCTGCCTGTGCAAAGCGCCGCCTCAAAATCAACACCTTGGAAGCAAGAAGCAAGCCAGCCCCCACTTTACCATTGGCTTGCCTCATTGGTGCTCTGGCCGTTGCGGGACGAGATTCCCTACGACGCCCTGGCGGAAAACCCGCACGCTGCGATTGGGCAACCGCTTGCACCTGACAACAAGAACGCCTTTCTCCATCCCCCCACCACAGAACTCCCCGCCGCCTTCGTGTGGGGCGTTCATCTGGCGCGGTGGCTTTCGGTGGTCATGGGGGTGCTCACGGTCTGGGCCACCTGGCGCATGGCGCGCCTGTTGCTCCCCACCATGCCAGAAACGGCGCTCTTCATCGCCGCTTGGCTGGCGGCGTTGCCCCAATTTCTCTTCATCAGCAGCGCCGTCAGCAATGATGCCACGGTCACCGCTCTGGCGACACTCTGTCTCTGGATGCTTTTGCGAGCCATCCGCTTTCAGGGGCTTGCGTGGGGCGAAACGCTGCTCTTGGGCGTGCTGGCGGGGGCGCTGGCGCTGGCCAAACTGAACGGGCTCTTCTTTCTGGTGGTTGCCGCTCCGGTGTTGCTTCTGCTGGAATGGCGCGGCAAGCCTGCACCCCATCGCGTGCGCCCGCTGGTCGTGCTGGTCGCCATTGGCGTTGGCGTGCTCATCATCGCGGGCTGGTGGTACTGGCGCAACTGGACGCTCTACGGCGACCCCACAGGCGTTTCGGCGATGTTGGAGATTGTGGGGCGGTATAGCAAGCCTCGCTCCTTTTCCTTCATGCTGTGGGCGTTCAGCGGCTTGCGCTTTTCATTTTGGGGCGTTTTCGGCTGGTTCAACATTCTTGCGCCCCGCTGGTGGTACACCCTGCTCGATGTGTTGACGCTGGCGGCGCTTGTGGGGCTTGGCGTGCAGGCGTGGCGGGTTTGGCTGCGCCGCCACAGTATCGCATGGCGCACCGCCCTGATGTGGGGCGTGGTGCTGGTGTGGCCGCTTCTCATCCTTGCGGGGGTGTTCAACTGGGCGCGTATCACGCCGGGGGCGCAGGGGCGTTTGCTTTTCCCCGCGCTCGCTCCGCTCATGCTGCTTTTGGGCGTCGGGCTGCGCACCATCACGCCCGCACGATGGCGTGTGCGGCTGGCATGGCTCGCCTGCTCAGCCTGGGCGCTCTCGGCGCTCTGGCTCCCGCTGGGTGTGATTCGCCCCGCGTACACACCACCGCCGCATGGCGAGCAGATAGCGTTGCCAGACGAAATGGTCCGTCTCAACTGGCGCACCGGCGCGATGACGCTTCTGGGGTACACCATATCGCCGCGCGTGCTTGAACCGGGAGCGATGGCGCGCGTTGTGCTCTACTGGCAAGCCGATACCCCGCTTCACGAAGCGTACAGCGTGAGCACCAAATTGTACGGCTACCGCGACGAATTTTTGGGGCAACATGATTCCTACCCCGGTGGGGGAACATACCCCACCACGTTCTGGCAAGTGGGCGAAATCGTCACCGACCCACACTGGATACCCGTCTCCGAGACGGCGGATACGCCGGTACTCGCCGCGTTGTGGGTGAATGTGTATCGCTATGAGACGCGCGAGCCACTTCCCTGGCTGACGCCCGAAGGTCGCCAGCCGTCGTTGCCCGCTGTCGGGCGGGTTGTTATCAAACGCCCTGCGTTTGGAGAACACACCGCGCCACTGGCGACCTTCGATGACGGCATTGCCCTTCTCGCGCATGAGGTGGCGCTTGACGGGGCGCAGGCGGCTGTGCGTCTCACATGGTTGGCGCAACAGCCCCCCTCGGCGGGGTACACCGTATTTGTGCACCTGGTGCCGGCGGATACACTCACGTCGCCGATCACACAGGCGGATGCGCCGCCGCGCGACGGGTTCATGCCCACATGGGCGTGGCAGGCGGGCGACCTGGTGCCGGACGAGCACATGTTGCCCTTGCCGAATGATGTGCCCCCCGGTGTGTATGCCATTATCGTGGGGCTCTATCATCCCGAAACCGGGCGGCGGCTTGCAGTGACGCCGCGCGATGCCGTCTTTGGCGACGCTATACCTGTCGCCCGCCTGATGTTTGACGGCACAACATGGCGTTTGGACGACGACGCACAGGAACGATGA
- a CDS encoding DHH family phosphoesterase: protein MPTMSKQIEHLVALFHEKRNWLVLTHNDPDPDAIGAAFGMAVLLRHFRQKGQRVTIGYGGVLGRAENQAMVRALRLRMKRVERDDVAAYDGIVLVDCQPGVGNNLTDEALLPDVVIDHHPRVRLTSAVPLHDVRPSYGATSTIVAEYLQQAGVAWEHRVATALFYGIKTDTLGLARGATQADAEMYLHLHQYVEQRIVAQIERAPLPRRYFQVLADALHSATIYGDIIIVDVHIVHRPDIISELADMFLRLEGINWSIVIGQFDETLAISVRTSSPELRAGQLVRRAVGARGSAGGHSVMAAGRIPLEGRDPVAERARLHRRFLELLGAERRRGRALLQREI from the coding sequence ATGCCGACCATGTCAAAACAGATTGAGCATCTTGTCGCCCTTTTTCACGAGAAGCGCAATTGGCTCGTGCTTACTCATAACGACCCCGACCCGGACGCCATTGGTGCGGCGTTTGGCATGGCGGTGTTGTTGCGCCATTTTCGGCAGAAAGGGCAACGGGTGACGATTGGGTATGGGGGGGTGTTGGGGCGTGCAGAGAACCAGGCGATGGTGCGGGCGTTGCGCTTGCGCATGAAACGCGTCGAACGGGACGATGTTGCCGCGTATGATGGCATTGTGCTGGTGGATTGCCAGCCGGGCGTGGGCAACAACCTCACCGACGAGGCGTTGCTTCCCGATGTGGTGATTGACCACCATCCGCGGGTGCGTTTGACCAGCGCTGTTCCCCTGCATGACGTGCGCCCTTCGTATGGGGCAACGTCCACGATTGTGGCGGAGTATCTGCAACAGGCGGGCGTGGCGTGGGAGCATCGCGTGGCGACGGCGCTTTTCTACGGCATCAAGACAGACACCCTGGGTTTGGCGCGCGGGGCGACGCAGGCGGACGCCGAAATGTACTTGCATTTGCATCAGTATGTTGAGCAGCGCATTGTGGCGCAGATTGAACGCGCACCGCTGCCGCGGCGCTACTTTCAGGTGCTGGCGGATGCACTGCACAGTGCAACCATCTATGGCGATATCATCATCGTGGATGTACACATTGTGCACCGCCCCGATATCATCTCGGAATTGGCGGACATGTTCTTGCGGCTCGAAGGCATCAATTGGTCAATCGTGATTGGTCAGTTTGATGAAACGCTTGCGATTTCGGTCCGCACGTCGTCGCCGGAATTGCGGGCGGGGCAACTGGTGCGTCGAGCAGTGGGGGCTCGTGGTTCAGCGGGCGGGCATAGCGTGATGGCGGCGGGACGCATTCCGTTGGAGGGGCGCGACCCTGTGGCGGAACGGGCGCGTTTGCATCGGCGGTTTCTGGAATTGCTGGGCGCGGAGCGTCGGCGCGGACGGGCGCTCCTGCAACGAGAGATATGA